One Hippoglossus hippoglossus isolate fHipHip1 chromosome 5, fHipHip1.pri, whole genome shotgun sequence genomic window carries:
- the LOC117761848 gene encoding cytokine-inducible SH2-containing protein-like has protein sequence MVARAVTISQHEEREASCCSHPSPPCWDPAEDLRCIATTFQYLQTSGWYWGSLSASDARKALLTKSEGTFLVRDSSHPQYVLALSVKTRCGPTSVRIEYSRGCFWLDSISPGLPHLQSFPDVLTLIQHYKSSGHAPQDQASNDFTPKAKPDLASGVPLNLMQPLHKPEAFPSLQHLARLTINRHTNCPEHLPLPRPLLRYLQDYPFHI, from the exons ATGGTTGCCCGGGCAGTGACCATTTCTCAACATGAGGAGCGCGAAGCCTCATGCTGTTCACATCCCTCTCCTCCGTGCTGGGACCCAGCAGAGGACCTCCGCTGCATCGCCACCACCTTCCAGTATCTACAGACCTCAG GCTGGTACTGGGGTTCCCTCTCAGCGAGTGATGCTCGGAAAGCTCTCCTGACAAAGTCTGAGGGAACGTTCCTGGTGCGGGACAGCAGCCACCCCCAGTATGTGCTGGCACTGTCAGTGAAGACGCGCTGTGGACCTACTAGTGTACGGATAGAGTACAGCAGGGGCTGTTTCTGGCTGGACTCCATCTCCCCTGGTCTGCCTCACCTGCAGTCCTTCCCGGACGTCCTCACCCTCATACAGCACTACAAGAGCTCGGGCCACGCGCCACAGGACCAGGCATCCAATGACTTTACCCCCAAAGCAAAGCCTGACCTTGCCAGTGGAGTCCCCTTAAACCTGATGCAACCTTTACACAAACCAGAGGCCTTCCCCTCTCTGCAGCACCTGGCACGCCTCACcatcaacagacacacaaactgtccGGAACACCTGCCACTCCCGAGGCCTCTGCTGCGCTACCTGCAGGACTACCCCTTTCACATATGA
- the LOC117761850 gene encoding rho-related GTP-binding protein RhoA-B, giving the protein MAAIRKKLVIVGDGACGKTCLLIVFSKDQFPEVYVPTVFENYVADIEVDSKQVELALWDTAGQEDYDRLRPLSYPDTDVILMCFSIDSPDSLENIPEKWTPEVKHFCPNVPIILVGNKKDLRNDEHTRRELAKMKQEPVKPEDGRDMANRIGAFGYMECSAKTKDGVREVFEMATRAALQARRGKKSTKCVLL; this is encoded by the exons ATGGCAGCGATCAGGAAAAAGCTGGTCATAGTGGGAGATGGAGCCTGTGGGAAGACCTGTCTGCTCATCGTGTTCAGCAAGGACCAGTTTCCCGAGGTGTACGTGCCCACAGTGTTTGAGAACTACGTTGCTGACATTGAAGTTGACAGCAAACAG GTGGAATTAGCACTCTGGGATACAGCAGGTCAAGAGGACTACGACAGACTGCGTCCGCTTTCTTATCCAGACACTGATGTCATTCTCATGTGCTTCTCCATCGACAGTCCTGACAGTCTTG AGAACATCCCTGAGAAGTGGACCCCTGAGGTGAAACACTTCTGCCCTAATGTTCCCATTATTCTGGTGGGAAACAAAAAGGACCTGCGTAACGATGAGCACACCCGGAGGGAGCTCGCCAAAATGAAGCAG GAACCTGTGAAACCCGAGGATGGTCGGGACATGGCCAACAGGATTGGTGCCTTCGGATACATGGAGTGTTCGGCAAAAACAAAGGATGGCGTGAGGGAAGTCTTTGAGATGGCCACCAGGGCTGCGCTACAGGCCAGGCGGGGAAAGAAGAGCACTAAATGTGTCCTACTGTAA
- the LOC117761823 gene encoding transmembrane protein 43, translated as MSSSQTFSDTEPNQHKRVSVKSNPGFLERLSETAGGTVFGIGLFFLSIYILFTNEGRALQTASSLDEGLSQVVSLGPYFSLELQNNNRLVHLSTQLHTAEPLRDPNYRVEVQAAKLQRQVEMYQWVENRESRDYQEDGETKTETTYNYNTEWKSELVSSRHFDKEIGHQNPSAMAVESVTVVAPEVRVGPLVLSKGLVEQIQNFQTLRLTDFSALNWDSFFTIYDDYFYHTQDPRRPEVGDVRVRFSYAGLSGETSPLGPAQTVSIVAMQRGEQLMAFKTKSGDTLEILYPEDLSAEDIFSKEHQHNSLKTWGLRAAGWALMFLSIQLTMRIIYTLVDWVPVLRELVSVGLKIFALCVSCSLSLLTIGAGWFFYRPLVAVALGALALVPVFLARSGLLTKKNK; from the exons ATGTCTTCATCCCAGACA ttttCAGATACTGAGCCAAACCAGCACAAGCGTGTATCTGTTAAATCCAATCCTGGATTCTTAGAGCGACTGAGTGAAACTGCAGGAGGAACCGTTTTTGGCATCggattgttttttctctcaatTTATATTCTCTTTACCAATGAG GGACGAGCTCTGCAAACAGCGTCCTCTCTGGATGAAGGTCTGTCTCAGGTTGTGTCACTGGGGCCGTACTTCAGCCTTGAGCTGCAGAACAACAACCGTCTAGTTCACCTGTCTACTCAGCTGCACACTGCAGAG ccCCTTCGTGACCCCAACTACAGAGTGGAGGTGCAGGCGGCGAAGCTGCAGAGGCAGGTGGAGATGTATCAGTGGGTGGAGAACCGGGAGAGCAG GGATTACCAAGAGGATGGAGAAACCAAAACTGAGACGACGTACAACTACA ACACTGAGTGGAAATCAGAGTTGGTCAGCAGTCGCCATTTTGACAAGGAAATTGGTCACCAGAACCCAAG TGCCATGGCGGTTGAGAGTGTGACAGTAGTGGCTCCTGAAGTCCGAGTTGGGCCTCTCGTTCTGTCTAAAG GCCTGGTGGAGCAGATCCAGAACTTCCAGACTCTGCGTTTGACGGATTTTTCTGCCTTGAACTGGGACAGTTTTTTCACCATCTATGATGATTATTTCTATCACACTCAAGACCCGCGCAGGCCGGAG GTCGGAGACGTGCGTGTGAGATTCTCGTACGCTGGACTGAGTGGTGAGACGTCTCCACTGGGCCCGGCTCAAACT gtcaGCATCGTGGCCATGCAGCGAGGGGAGCAGCTGATGGCTTTTAAAACCAAGTCAGGAGACACTCTGGAGATCCTGTACCCGGAGGATCTCTCTGCAGAG GACATTTTCTCGAAAGAGCACCAGCACAACAGTTTGAAGACTTGGGGTCTCCGGGCTGCAGGATGGGCCCTCATGTTCCTCAGTATTCAGTTGACCATGCGCATCATCTACACACTGG TGGACTGGGTTCCTGTTCTCAGAGAGCTGGTGTCCGTGGGGCTGAAGATCTTTGCCCTGTGTGTCTCCTGCTCTTTGTCTCTTCTCACCATCGGAGCAGGTTGGTTTTTTTACCGACCATTAGTGGCAGTAGCTCTGGGAGCGCTGGCTCTGGTCCCAGTGTTTCTCGCCCGCTCAGGACTTCTAACCAAGAAGAACAAATGA
- the zgc:112334 gene encoding rab GDP dissociation inhibitor beta isoform X1 has protein sequence MQEYDVIVLGTGLKECVISGLMSQSGKKVLHIDKNPYYGGESASISPLEELYRKFKVPGPTAMGLGKEWNIDLIPKFFLGNGQLVKILVHTEVTRYVDFKVVEGSFIYKAGKVHRVPANEEDAQASDLMGMFDKRRFRKLLLFALNFDERNPRTYQDMNPNKMTTRDLFCRFDLGLDVMEFTGHAIALHSSDSYLDQPCVETLRRIRLYSESLSRHKTSPYLYPVYGLGELPQGFARLNAEYGGTFLLNRPVDEIVMDNGKVKAVKSEGKLFHCKQLICDPSYVPSRVRKVGRVIRVICLLNHPVKNTQEANSCQIIIPQAQLNRKSDVYISVVSFTHNVASDGMYIATVSTTSETSNPEKEVQPGLDLLEPIMQKFVSIRNLLVPNDDGKNSQIFVSRSHDATNHFETESEDIVDLYRRITGAELCIGGSQRHQSQNSDDID, from the exons ATGCAGGAATATGATGTAATAGTGCTTGGAACTGGACTCAAG GAATGTGTCATCTCTGGTTTGATGTCTCAAAGTGGGAAAAAAGTTCTTCACATTGACAAAAATCCCTACTATGGAGGAGAGAGCGCCTCCATTTCTCCCCTTGAAGAG CTGTACAGGAAGTTCAAGGTTCCAGGTCCTACGGCCATGGGCCTTGGGAAAGAGTGGAACATTGACCTCATCCCTAAATTTTTTCTGGGCAATG GTCAGCTGGTGAAAATCTTGGTGCACACTGAGGTCACTCGCTATGTGGACTTCAAGGTTGTTGAAGGCAGCTTTATATACAAAGCAGGAAAAGTGCACAGAGTCCCCGCCAATGAGGAAGATGCCCAAGCTTCAG ACCTGATGGGCATGTTTGACAAGAGAAGGttcaggaagctgctgctcttcGCCCTCAACTTTGACGAGAGAAACCCTCGCACCTACCAAGATATGAACCCAAACAAAATGACCACACGGGACCTTTTCTGCCGCTTCGACCTGGGATTAGATGTAATGGAGTTCACGGGTCACGCCATTGCCTTACACAGCAGTGACAG TTACCTGGACCAGCCCTGTGTGGAGACCCTCAGACGGATCAGGTTGTACTCTGAGTCTCTGTCTCGTCACAAAACCAGTCCATACCTCTACCCAGTGTACGGGCTGGGAGAGCTGCCTCAGGGATTCGCCAG actgAACGCGGAGTACGGAGGAACTTTCCTGCTGAACAGACCAGTGGATGAGATTGTGATGGACAACGGCAAAGTTAAAGCTGTGAAATCTGAGGGGAAG CTGTTCCACTGTAAACAGCTGATCTGTGATCCCAGCTATGTTCCCTCCCGGGTGAGGAAAGTGGGACGTGTCATACGTGTCATCTGTTTGTTAAATCATCCAGTTAAAAACACCCAAGAGGCCAATTCATGTCAAATCATCATCCCGCAAGCTCAACTCAACAGGAAATCAG ATGTTTACATATCTGTCGTGTCCTTCACCCACAATGTGGCTTCAGATGGGATGTACATCGCCACAGTGAGCACGACCTCAGAGACCAGCAACCCAGAGAAGGAGGTGCAGCCCGGCCTGGATCTTCTCGAGCCCATCATGCAAAA ATTTGTGTCAATCAGAAACCTGCTAGTTCCCAACGACGATGGAAAGAATAGTCAG ATATTTGTGTCCCGCTCACATGATGCAACAAACCACTTTGAGACTGAAAGTGAAGACATCGTGGATCTGTACCGTCGTATCACAGGAGCAGAGCTCTGCATCGGAGGCTCACAGAGACACCAGTCACAAAACTCTGACGACATtgactga
- the zgc:112334 gene encoding rab GDP dissociation inhibitor beta isoform X2, with translation MSQSGKKVLHIDKNPYYGGESASISPLEELYRKFKVPGPTAMGLGKEWNIDLIPKFFLGNGQLVKILVHTEVTRYVDFKVVEGSFIYKAGKVHRVPANEEDAQASDLMGMFDKRRFRKLLLFALNFDERNPRTYQDMNPNKMTTRDLFCRFDLGLDVMEFTGHAIALHSSDSYLDQPCVETLRRIRLYSESLSRHKTSPYLYPVYGLGELPQGFARLNAEYGGTFLLNRPVDEIVMDNGKVKAVKSEGKLFHCKQLICDPSYVPSRVRKVGRVIRVICLLNHPVKNTQEANSCQIIIPQAQLNRKSDVYISVVSFTHNVASDGMYIATVSTTSETSNPEKEVQPGLDLLEPIMQKFVSIRNLLVPNDDGKNSQIFVSRSHDATNHFETESEDIVDLYRRITGAELCIGGSQRHQSQNSDDID, from the exons ATGTCTCAAAGTGGGAAAAAAGTTCTTCACATTGACAAAAATCCCTACTATGGAGGAGAGAGCGCCTCCATTTCTCCCCTTGAAGAG CTGTACAGGAAGTTCAAGGTTCCAGGTCCTACGGCCATGGGCCTTGGGAAAGAGTGGAACATTGACCTCATCCCTAAATTTTTTCTGGGCAATG GTCAGCTGGTGAAAATCTTGGTGCACACTGAGGTCACTCGCTATGTGGACTTCAAGGTTGTTGAAGGCAGCTTTATATACAAAGCAGGAAAAGTGCACAGAGTCCCCGCCAATGAGGAAGATGCCCAAGCTTCAG ACCTGATGGGCATGTTTGACAAGAGAAGGttcaggaagctgctgctcttcGCCCTCAACTTTGACGAGAGAAACCCTCGCACCTACCAAGATATGAACCCAAACAAAATGACCACACGGGACCTTTTCTGCCGCTTCGACCTGGGATTAGATGTAATGGAGTTCACGGGTCACGCCATTGCCTTACACAGCAGTGACAG TTACCTGGACCAGCCCTGTGTGGAGACCCTCAGACGGATCAGGTTGTACTCTGAGTCTCTGTCTCGTCACAAAACCAGTCCATACCTCTACCCAGTGTACGGGCTGGGAGAGCTGCCTCAGGGATTCGCCAG actgAACGCGGAGTACGGAGGAACTTTCCTGCTGAACAGACCAGTGGATGAGATTGTGATGGACAACGGCAAAGTTAAAGCTGTGAAATCTGAGGGGAAG CTGTTCCACTGTAAACAGCTGATCTGTGATCCCAGCTATGTTCCCTCCCGGGTGAGGAAAGTGGGACGTGTCATACGTGTCATCTGTTTGTTAAATCATCCAGTTAAAAACACCCAAGAGGCCAATTCATGTCAAATCATCATCCCGCAAGCTCAACTCAACAGGAAATCAG ATGTTTACATATCTGTCGTGTCCTTCACCCACAATGTGGCTTCAGATGGGATGTACATCGCCACAGTGAGCACGACCTCAGAGACCAGCAACCCAGAGAAGGAGGTGCAGCCCGGCCTGGATCTTCTCGAGCCCATCATGCAAAA ATTTGTGTCAATCAGAAACCTGCTAGTTCCCAACGACGATGGAAAGAATAGTCAG ATATTTGTGTCCCGCTCACATGATGCAACAAACCACTTTGAGACTGAAAGTGAAGACATCGTGGATCTGTACCGTCGTATCACAGGAGCAGAGCTCTGCATCGGAGGCTCACAGAGACACCAGTCACAAAACTCTGACGACATtgactga